A stretch of Megalobrama amblycephala isolate DHTTF-2021 linkage group LG14, ASM1881202v1, whole genome shotgun sequence DNA encodes these proteins:
- the ing3 gene encoding inhibitor of growth protein 3 codes for MLYLEDYLEMIEQLPMDLRDRFTEMREMDLQVQNAMDQLEQRVNEFFTNAKKNKPEWREEQMEIIKKDYYKALEDADEKVQLANQIYDLVDRHLRKLDQELAKFKMELEADNAGITEILERRSLEMDSPSQPVNNHHVHSHATVEKRKYSAPAHHTTEHVPEKKFKSEALLSTLTSDASKENTPGCRVNSTSSSNSLYNVNSSQSLSSYNLSPLPAGPAAGAGAISMAAAQAVQATAQMKEGRRTSSLKASYEAVKNNDFLGREFALSRDSSSYSSSALANTLTQPLTSSNSSDSRTGRKTKGNTKSSNHQSSSSSSSSSLSSCSSSSALAHELVQTTVTETDTSSQVDWTYDPNEPRYCICNQVSYGEMVGCDNQDCPIEWFHYGCVGLTEAPKGKWYCPQCTAAMKRRGSRHK; via the exons ATGTTGTACCTTGAGGACTACCTCGAGA TGATCGAGCAGCTACCCATGGATCTCCGCGACAGGTTTACGGAAATGAGAGAGATGGACCTGCAAGTGCAGA ATGCGATGGATCAGCTAGAGCAGCGGGTTAATGAGTTCTTTACTAACGCCAAGAAGAACAAGCCTGAATGGAGGGAAGAACAGATGGAAATCATTAAAAAG GACTACTATAAAGCTTTGGAAGATGCAGATGAAAAGGTCCAATTAGCCAATCAAATTTATGATCTG GTTGATAGACACTTGAGGAAGTTGGATCAGGAGTTGGCGAAGTTTAAAATGGAGCTAGAGGCGGATAATGCTGGCATCACAGAGATCCTGGAGAGAC GGTCGCTGGAGATGGACAGTCCCTCCCAACCTGTCAATAACCACCATGTACATTCACACGCCACTGTGGAGA AGAGGAAGTACAGCGCGCCAGCCCACCACACTACTGAACATGTACCAGAAAAGAAGTTTAAGTCAGAGGCCCTGCTCTCCACACTCACGTCAGACGCCTCTAAAGAAAACACACCAG gcTGCAGAGTGAACAGCACGTCATCCTCTAACAGCTTGTATAACGTAAACTCCTCCCAATCGCTTTCCTCATACAACCTGAGCCCACTTCCTGCCGGGCCTGCCGCAGGGGCGGGGGCTATTTCCATGGCAGCAGCTCAGGCAGTGCAAGCCACCGCACAG atGAAAGAGGGCAGGAGAACGTCCAGTCTCAAGGCCAGTTATGAAGCTGTCAAGAACAACGATTTCTTGGGGCGGGAGTTTGCTCTGAGCCGGGACTCCAGCAGTTACTCATCTTCTGCGCTGGCTAACACGCTCACACAGCCCCTCACCTCCAGCAACAGCTCGGACTCCCGCACAGGGCGCAAGACCAA aGGCAACACTAAGTCTTCCAACCATCAGTCCTCttcatcctcctcttcctcttcactGTCATCCTGCTCGTCGTCGTCAGCATTGGCTCATGAGCTGGTACAGACCACAGTCACAGAAACTGACACCAGCAGTCAGGTGGACTGGACCTACGACCCCAATGAACCCAGATACTGCATCTGCAACCAG GTGTCATATGGAGAGATGGTAGGCTGTGATAACCAAGAT TGTCCGATCGAGTGGTTCCACTACGGCTGCGTGGGTTTGACCGAGGCACCTAAAGGGAAGTGGTATTGCCCACAGTGTACAGCCGCCATGAAGAGGAGGGGAAGCCGGCACAAATAA